A region of Candidatus Polarisedimenticolia bacterium DNA encodes the following proteins:
- the accD gene encoding acetyl-CoA carboxylase, carboxyltransferase subunit beta, with protein sequence MAWFKKIKKPKQPVERKQLRMPEGLWVKCEGCKEIIYKKEVLRNANVCPKCNYHFRITAAERLAALFDEGRYQEVDTDIYSVDPLKFVDTKPYKDRLQEYRERTGMTDAVVNARGTLGGYQVMVSAMEYRFMGGSMGSVVGEKVTRAIERALGERIPLIVISCSGGARMQEGCLSLMQMAKISGALALLDEAGVPYISILTDPTTGGVTASYAMLGDINIAEPKALIGFAGPRVIEQTIKETLPEGFQRSEFLLEHGMLDFVVERSRMRDVLIQCLRFMVNLEILAAPSAPAPAPGP encoded by the coding sequence ATGGCCTGGTTCAAGAAGATCAAGAAGCCCAAGCAGCCTGTCGAGCGCAAGCAGCTCCGGATGCCCGAGGGGCTCTGGGTCAAGTGCGAGGGGTGCAAGGAGATCATCTACAAGAAGGAGGTTCTCCGGAACGCCAACGTCTGCCCCAAGTGCAACTATCATTTCCGGATCACCGCCGCCGAGCGTCTCGCCGCCCTGTTCGACGAGGGGCGCTACCAGGAGGTCGACACCGACATCTATTCCGTCGACCCCCTCAAGTTCGTCGACACCAAGCCTTACAAGGATCGCCTGCAGGAGTACCGCGAGCGGACCGGGATGACCGACGCCGTCGTCAACGCGCGGGGAACGCTGGGCGGCTATCAGGTGATGGTGTCCGCGATGGAATACCGCTTCATGGGCGGCAGCATGGGCTCGGTCGTCGGGGAGAAGGTGACGCGCGCGATCGAGCGGGCCCTCGGGGAGAGGATTCCCCTGATCGTCATCTCCTGCTCCGGGGGGGCCCGGATGCAGGAGGGTTGTCTTTCGCTGATGCAAATGGCGAAGATCAGCGGCGCGCTCGCCCTGCTGGACGAGGCCGGGGTCCCCTACATCTCGATCCTCACCGATCCGACGACCGGAGGCGTCACCGCGTCCTATGCCATGCTGGGCGACATCAACATCGCCGAGCCGAAAGCCCTCATCGGCTTCGCCGGCCCGCGCGTCATCGAGCAGACGATCAAGGAGACGCTCCCCGAAGGGTTCCAGCGCAGCGAGTTCCTCCTCGAGCACGGGATGCTGGACTTCGTCGTCGAGCGCTCCCGGATGCGCGACGTCCTGATCCAGTGTCTGCGCTTCATGGTCAATCTCGAAATTCTCGCCGCGCCTTCCGCGCCGGCTCCGGCCCCCGGCCCCTGA
- a CDS encoding folylpolyglutamate synthase/dihydrofolate synthase family protein: MNYSESLDYLFALQRLGARPGTQVVSTLLARLGDPQNSFPSILIAGTNGKGSTAAFLASMLRCAGLKTGLYTSPHLVQFEERITVNGEMIAPTSVARLATVIQEHVEQMGARGGDLERPTFFESTTAMAFRHFQDVDVDVAVLEVGMGGRLDATNVVDAVTCLFTPIDLDHRQHLGEDVATIAWEKAGILKSGSRAITAPQSPEVMEVLLRASAVRGATLLEAEGIWRIAERAQGTMTLISGVDSSHRMENLVLSLAGRHQRTNAALAVAAASRLPNLHEKITEEAIRRGLAETRWPGRCEIAGEQPTILLDGAHNPASARALRRFLLENYKSQGRKVVMVFGAMMDKDLDGIMEALFPCAQRIVLTRAETPRAADPVVLESVARRHHDSVIRAPGLSAALSAAKAEAGPSGVVCVTGSLYLVGDVKTLLEGGEPRSRQAL; the protein is encoded by the coding sequence ATGAATTACTCCGAAAGCCTCGATTATCTGTTCGCCCTCCAGCGCCTGGGCGCCCGCCCGGGCACTCAGGTCGTCTCGACGCTGCTGGCTCGCCTGGGGGATCCCCAGAACTCGTTCCCCTCGATCCTGATCGCGGGGACGAACGGCAAGGGGTCGACCGCCGCCTTCCTCGCCTCGATGCTGCGCTGCGCGGGACTGAAGACGGGTCTCTACACCTCGCCGCACCTGGTGCAGTTCGAGGAGCGCATCACCGTGAACGGGGAGATGATCGCGCCGACCTCGGTCGCGAGGCTCGCCACGGTGATCCAGGAGCACGTGGAGCAGATGGGCGCCCGCGGCGGAGACCTCGAGCGTCCGACCTTCTTCGAATCGACGACCGCCATGGCCTTCCGTCATTTCCAGGACGTCGACGTCGACGTGGCCGTCCTCGAGGTCGGGATGGGGGGAAGGCTCGACGCCACGAACGTGGTCGACGCCGTCACCTGCCTGTTCACGCCGATCGATCTCGATCACCGGCAGCACCTCGGGGAGGACGTGGCCACCATCGCCTGGGAGAAGGCCGGAATCCTGAAATCGGGAAGCCGCGCCATCACCGCGCCCCAGAGCCCGGAGGTGATGGAGGTCCTGCTACGGGCCTCCGCGGTGCGCGGCGCGACGCTGCTGGAGGCGGAAGGAATCTGGCGGATCGCCGAAAGGGCGCAGGGGACGATGACGCTGATCTCGGGCGTCGATTCCTCCCATCGGATGGAGAACCTGGTCCTCTCTCTGGCGGGACGGCACCAGCGGACGAACGCCGCCCTCGCCGTCGCGGCCGCTTCACGGCTTCCGAACCTGCACGAAAAGATCACCGAGGAGGCGATTCGCCGGGGACTCGCCGAGACGCGCTGGCCGGGGCGCTGCGAGATCGCCGGGGAGCAGCCGACGATCCTGCTGGACGGCGCCCACAATCCGGCGTCGGCGCGCGCTTTACGGCGCTTTCTGCTGGAGAACTACAAATCGCAGGGCCGGAAGGTGGTGATGGTCTTCGGCGCCATGATGGACAAGGACCTCGACGGCATCATGGAGGCGCTCTTCCCCTGCGCCCAGAGGATCGTTCTGACGCGCGCCGAGACGCCACGGGCGGCCGACCCGGTGGTCCTGGAGTCGGTGGCCCGGCGCCACCACGATTCGGTGATCCGCGCCCCGGGCCTCTCCGCGGCGCTCTCCGCGGCGAAAGCGGAGGCCGGTCCGAGCGGCGTCGTCTGCGTCACCGGCTCGCTCTACCTCGTCGGCGACGTCAAGACCCTCCTGGAAGGCGGCGAGCCCCGTTCCAGACAGGCACTCTAG
- a CDS encoding RHS repeat-associated core domain-containing protein yields MIRRLVCLALAGILASASAGAVHRREISGSGSGGGYSPGGGPPPGPTMFRPDFTEEEPYRNPDMGPLGVVLSNGEFQLAVTDLEIPGRGFPFRLERTYRSKRDGAGSLLGMGWHLSYDEYLRAGIWVDEYGEGHSAIQWTMGNGWRDLWVNVDGSGYQPFGGFFGKIRSLGAGGFQIRYADGTVKTFGLATIRPPEEGLVWVLTRMEDRNGNALSIRFRPSAGSTAQRIDTITDTMGRNVSFAYDAADRLVAVTDFAGRRIDYGYDEFDHLVSVKAPAVTGTPNGNDFCDAGCPVPRKTTLYRYAAGDGCTEPNLLHNLTAVVSPRGEQFLTNRYAAAADPRCGEISASASTLDFVKEQRYGDGTVRYGYRFLNPSDSGLETAVLETTVTDRNGNEQVHEFNRQGNPLRVVTRTNRGIRTFEGSDEGDYVVTYHYVENGGGMISWRTESGGLNVDAEGRVVPYDEGTTIQNVYDQQNPDIFQRGNLVSVTRTPDAGRGAAQESLVTSFTYEPLFNQPSSVADPRNHRTSITYDYQEGSFASLTAGSPPPASVDPAWWKQDEIRSFLENGGGNLGDQNGDGYHRSGNAVRVSQGSITHAGGSRSEEIVTTLAYNGFGLPTTRRDAEFNESRFLYFAENDPDGNGTLSPSPADGRVLSAAAGSGGGGYLQRQIQDATPAMPLPSPPPLQGRESGQNPPPQNVVSTFAYDPAGNLRSLTDGRGVRTDYVVNALNQVVETVRAAASADPGSPPFGIREQFRYDAANNLVQRRQERRDDASAAPVDRWITTDMTYDGLDRKLTETLSTDDVPALRLTTAFAYDGNGNLRKTIFPAGNVLLRFYDERDLLFREVALKSPSPDPADMSFDPAADSVTRFDYQGSGKVIRRIDPEGHATLLGYDGYNRQIVSFDAAFQRTALAYDAGGNLVSRVVTGSLGGATPAPSGPPAAPFPEISSQRFFHDELGHLRRTDTKFFRYEGEAQIFLTTDANAGLTTTPDPSEEPAPAAGDGWTTRLARFDRLGRTAEETDDGGRRTETHYDGLGRVLRVSRNPVAPFVYVPGGTDERNAIQYAYDADGNVVEILETEWGSDRSDPARPNRKLPSQKHRTTFRFDALNRLVETTVVGRVGAAPLNLTTAMAYDSRGNKIQLTDPAGGRTKSFYDGLGRLRRTEAGYLWNGAAESVPAGLMNPANPDGKITTRFDYDANGRMIAMTDDNGRLTAFAYDGLNRRTGVTYPDGSSRNLGYDRDSLPALWDQLGPGAARLAVTTRYDALHRPIQKDVDNSGAPTFLGTRRQRFEYDGAGRATRAVDDTDLADGAPDSEVILAYDSLGDVVTETQGYRDATGAALSQGAHTVRSVYNGAGFRTRLIYPGGRAVTFVPDELDRVSDLLDGYTGLTRYDYLGPVRLLNRLHPNGTKLTLLADAADTLASGYDDARRIVDFATRSAGGSPAALAEFAYAYDAAGNRRYERRVHEPMGTNWKGEAYEYDVLHRLTKRSEGILNAAGALQGSAGASQAFTLDGLGNWSSTKTNGTIFDNGVNTLNQYKMFAGPAGTAKLAYDIAGNLSGAVTGGNERQFAYDFSNRLVLHLDAGQNLTTYRYDALGRRISKTLNGSSVTRFVYDGDRIIEERDGGGSLVAAYLNGPGIDEVLSRRRWSGAQSADLFYHTNAVGSVTAVTSSSGQIVERYRYDSFGQVTFLTAAGTAIVSSAVYNNVLFTGRYYDTESRLYDFRARTYDPYLGRFLQRDPLGETASINLYAYASDNPINAVDPTGTKTFPGGWAGRQLQGIAQRLSGAGWSVQQKMQYRPGHYANHVNANFDSFAAAQAEEIWYADYEREQAEWADKRARVAAHDIRNQVAESLKRSGSNVEHPEGIDILIVGLNQSILDEFAGTRDDTDLDTQAMNFIKAGHVVIVVNADDLATSALGPNFSSNAIDFLADQVMSLTRGSSTVRINIEGFSRGTGASVDLTNELTGDRRVDGGRISDFLIDPFVGKGSANIVNTSVSTMLFYSANFSPVKMVAPLFGYGRWVTKGDKILSGSSYPATHGNMDSYSGGVLGIIDQAILGGP; encoded by the coding sequence ATGATCCGACGGCTCGTCTGTCTGGCATTGGCGGGAATCCTGGCGTCCGCATCCGCGGGCGCCGTCCACCGAAGGGAGATCAGCGGCAGCGGCTCCGGCGGGGGCTACTCCCCCGGCGGCGGGCCGCCGCCGGGGCCCACGATGTTCCGCCCCGATTTCACCGAAGAAGAGCCCTACCGCAATCCGGACATGGGGCCCCTCGGCGTGGTGCTGTCCAACGGCGAGTTCCAGCTTGCGGTGACCGACCTCGAGATCCCCGGCCGCGGGTTTCCGTTCCGGCTCGAGCGGACCTACCGCAGCAAGCGGGACGGCGCGGGAAGCCTTCTGGGGATGGGCTGGCACTTGAGCTACGACGAGTACCTGCGCGCCGGCATCTGGGTGGACGAATACGGCGAGGGTCATTCCGCCATTCAATGGACCATGGGAAACGGCTGGCGGGATCTGTGGGTGAACGTGGACGGAAGCGGCTATCAGCCCTTCGGCGGCTTCTTCGGGAAGATCCGCTCCCTCGGCGCCGGCGGCTTTCAGATCCGGTACGCCGACGGGACCGTGAAGACGTTCGGTCTCGCCACCATCCGGCCTCCGGAGGAGGGCCTCGTCTGGGTCCTGACCCGCATGGAGGACCGGAACGGCAACGCCCTCTCGATCCGCTTCCGCCCCTCGGCGGGCTCGACGGCGCAGCGGATCGACACGATCACCGACACGATGGGCCGGAACGTCTCGTTCGCCTACGACGCCGCCGACCGCCTGGTCGCGGTGACCGATTTCGCCGGGCGGCGGATCGATTACGGCTACGACGAATTCGACCATCTGGTCTCGGTCAAGGCTCCCGCGGTCACCGGGACGCCCAACGGGAACGACTTCTGCGACGCCGGCTGCCCGGTGCCGCGCAAGACCACGCTCTACCGCTATGCCGCCGGTGACGGCTGCACGGAGCCGAATCTCCTGCACAACCTGACCGCCGTCGTCAGCCCGCGCGGGGAGCAGTTTCTGACCAACCGCTACGCGGCTGCCGCCGATCCACGGTGCGGGGAGATCTCGGCCTCCGCGTCGACCCTCGACTTCGTCAAGGAGCAGCGCTATGGCGACGGCACCGTCCGGTACGGCTATCGCTTCCTCAATCCGTCCGATTCCGGCCTGGAGACGGCGGTCCTGGAGACGACGGTGACCGATCGCAATGGGAACGAGCAAGTACACGAGTTCAACCGGCAGGGAAACCCTCTGCGGGTCGTCACCCGGACGAACCGGGGGATACGGACCTTCGAGGGCAGCGACGAGGGGGATTATGTCGTCACCTACCACTACGTCGAGAACGGCGGCGGGATGATCTCCTGGAGGACGGAGTCGGGCGGCCTGAACGTCGACGCCGAAGGGCGGGTCGTGCCTTACGACGAAGGGACGACCATCCAGAACGTCTACGACCAGCAGAATCCGGACATCTTCCAAAGGGGTAACTTAGTGTCGGTCACCCGGACGCCCGACGCCGGCCGGGGCGCGGCCCAGGAGAGTCTGGTCACGTCGTTCACCTACGAACCGCTCTTCAACCAGCCGTCGAGCGTCGCCGATCCGCGAAACCACCGCACGTCGATCACCTACGACTACCAGGAAGGGAGCTTCGCGAGCCTGACCGCGGGTTCGCCCCCTCCCGCCTCCGTCGACCCCGCCTGGTGGAAGCAGGACGAGATCCGGAGCTTTCTCGAAAACGGCGGCGGAAATCTGGGGGACCAGAACGGAGACGGCTACCATCGCAGCGGCAACGCCGTGCGCGTCTCGCAGGGCTCCATCACGCACGCCGGCGGATCCCGGAGCGAGGAGATCGTCACGACCCTGGCGTATAACGGTTTCGGGCTCCCCACCACCCGGCGGGACGCCGAATTCAACGAGAGCCGGTTCCTGTACTTCGCGGAAAACGATCCCGACGGGAACGGGACGCTCTCGCCGTCACCCGCGGACGGGCGGGTGCTTTCGGCCGCGGCCGGCTCCGGCGGGGGAGGTTATCTGCAGCGCCAGATCCAGGATGCGACGCCGGCGATGCCGCTTCCCTCGCCCCCTCCGTTGCAAGGACGCGAAAGCGGCCAGAATCCCCCGCCCCAGAACGTCGTGTCGACGTTCGCCTATGACCCGGCCGGGAATCTCAGGAGCCTGACGGACGGTCGGGGAGTCCGGACCGATTACGTCGTCAACGCCCTCAATCAGGTCGTCGAGACCGTCCGCGCCGCGGCGAGCGCCGATCCCGGGTCGCCCCCTTTCGGCATCCGCGAGCAGTTTCGCTATGACGCCGCGAACAACCTCGTCCAACGGCGCCAGGAGCGCCGGGACGACGCCTCCGCGGCGCCGGTCGACCGCTGGATCACCACCGACATGACCTACGACGGCTTGGATCGGAAGCTGACGGAGACCCTGAGCACGGACGACGTCCCGGCCCTCCGGCTCACGACCGCGTTCGCCTATGACGGGAACGGCAATCTGCGCAAGACGATCTTCCCCGCCGGCAACGTCCTGCTCCGATTCTATGACGAGCGGGACCTTCTGTTCCGCGAGGTGGCGCTGAAGAGCCCGTCTCCCGATCCGGCCGACATGAGCTTCGATCCCGCCGCCGACTCGGTCACCCGCTTCGATTACCAGGGGTCGGGTAAGGTGATCCGGCGGATCGATCCGGAAGGCCATGCGACCCTCCTCGGATACGACGGGTACAACCGCCAGATCGTCTCCTTCGACGCCGCCTTCCAGAGGACGGCGCTCGCTTACGACGCGGGCGGGAACCTGGTCTCGCGCGTCGTCACGGGCTCCCTGGGGGGAGCCACGCCCGCACCCTCCGGACCCCCGGCGGCTCCTTTTCCCGAGATCTCGAGCCAGAGGTTCTTCCACGACGAGCTGGGGCACCTGCGCCGGACCGACACCAAGTTCTTCCGCTACGAGGGCGAAGCGCAGATCTTCCTGACCACCGACGCGAACGCCGGCCTGACCACGACGCCCGATCCGTCGGAGGAGCCGGCGCCGGCGGCGGGGGACGGATGGACGACACGGCTGGCGCGCTTCGACCGCTTGGGCAGGACGGCGGAGGAGACCGATGACGGCGGCCGCCGGACCGAGACGCACTACGACGGGCTCGGCCGGGTGCTGCGCGTGTCCAGGAATCCCGTCGCTCCCTTCGTCTACGTTCCCGGAGGCACGGATGAGCGCAACGCGATCCAATACGCCTACGACGCCGACGGCAACGTCGTCGAGATCCTCGAGACGGAATGGGGGAGCGATCGAAGCGATCCCGCCCGGCCCAACCGAAAGCTGCCCTCGCAGAAGCACCGGACCACGTTCCGCTTCGATGCGCTGAACCGACTCGTCGAGACGACGGTGGTGGGGCGGGTCGGCGCCGCGCCGCTGAATCTGACGACGGCGATGGCCTACGACAGCCGGGGGAACAAGATCCAGCTGACCGATCCGGCGGGCGGCCGGACGAAGTCGTTCTACGACGGACTTGGCCGGCTGCGGCGGACGGAAGCAGGGTATCTCTGGAATGGGGCCGCCGAAAGCGTCCCGGCCGGGCTGATGAATCCCGCCAATCCCGACGGCAAAATCACGACGCGGTTCGACTACGACGCCAACGGCCGGATGATCGCGATGACGGACGACAACGGCCGCCTCACCGCCTTCGCCTACGACGGCTTGAACCGGCGGACCGGCGTCACCTACCCGGACGGCAGCTCGCGGAACCTCGGCTACGATCGGGACTCGCTTCCGGCCCTCTGGGATCAGCTCGGGCCCGGCGCCGCGCGCCTCGCGGTGACGACGCGCTACGATGCGTTACACCGGCCCATCCAGAAGGACGTGGACAATTCGGGCGCACCGACTTTCCTCGGGACGAGGCGGCAGCGGTTCGAGTACGATGGCGCGGGCCGGGCGACGCGCGCCGTGGACGATACCGATCTCGCCGACGGCGCGCCGGACAGCGAAGTGATTCTCGCCTATGATTCACTCGGCGACGTCGTCACGGAGACCCAGGGCTATCGCGACGCCACCGGAGCGGCGCTCTCACAGGGCGCTCACACGGTACGGTCGGTCTACAACGGGGCGGGATTCCGCACCCGCCTGATCTATCCGGGCGGCCGCGCGGTCACTTTCGTCCCCGACGAGCTGGATCGAGTGAGCGACTTGCTCGATGGCTACACCGGCTTGACGCGCTACGACTATCTCGGCCCCGTGCGCCTGCTGAACCGGCTGCATCCGAACGGTACGAAGCTGACGCTCCTCGCGGATGCCGCCGACACCCTGGCCTCCGGTTACGACGACGCCCGCCGGATCGTCGATTTCGCCACGCGCAGCGCGGGGGGCTCGCCGGCCGCCCTTGCCGAATTCGCCTACGCCTACGATGCGGCGGGAAACCGTCGCTATGAAAGGCGCGTCCATGAGCCGATGGGGACGAACTGGAAAGGGGAGGCCTATGAGTACGACGTGCTCCATCGTCTCACGAAGCGATCGGAAGGGATCCTGAATGCGGCAGGCGCCCTGCAAGGATCCGCGGGCGCGAGCCAGGCCTTCACCCTGGACGGCCTCGGAAACTGGAGCTCCACGAAGACGAACGGCACCATTTTCGACAACGGCGTGAACACTTTGAACCAATACAAGATGTTCGCCGGCCCGGCGGGAACGGCGAAGCTCGCCTACGACATCGCCGGAAACCTCAGCGGCGCCGTGACGGGCGGCAACGAGCGGCAGTTCGCCTACGATTTCTCGAACCGGCTCGTCCTCCACCTCGATGCGGGGCAGAACCTCACGACCTATCGTTACGACGCCCTGGGGCGGCGGATCTCCAAGACCCTCAACGGCTCGAGCGTCACGCGCTTCGTCTACGACGGGGATCGGATCATCGAAGAGCGCGACGGAGGCGGAAGCCTCGTCGCGGCCTACCTGAACGGCCCGGGGATCGACGAAGTCTTGTCGCGCCGGCGGTGGTCGGGCGCGCAGTCCGCGGATCTCTTCTACCACACCAATGCCGTGGGGTCGGTAACGGCGGTGACGAGCTCCTCCGGCCAGATCGTGGAGCGCTACCGCTACGACTCCTTCGGGCAGGTGACGTTCCTGACCGCGGCGGGCACGGCGATCGTCTCCTCCGCCGTCTACAACAACGTCCTCTTCACGGGGCGCTATTACGACACCGAGAGCCGCCTCTACGACTTCCGGGCCCGGACCTACGATCCCTATCTCGGGCGCTTCCTCCAGAGGGATCCTCTGGGCGAGACCGCGTCGATCAACCTCTACGCCTACGCCTCGGACAACCCGATCAACGCCGTCGACCCGACGGGAACGAAGACGTTTCCGGGGGGTTGGGCCGGGCGGCAGCTTCAGGGGATCGCCCAGCGCCTCTCCGGGGCCGGATGGAGCGTGCAGCAGAAGATGCAGTATCGCCCGGGGCATTACGCCAACCACGTGAACGCCAACTTCGATTCGTTCGCGGCCGCTCAGGCAGAGGAGATCTGGTATGCGGACTACGAACGCGAGCAGGCGGAGTGGGCCGACAAGCGGGCGCGCGTCGCCGCGCATGACATCCGGAACCAGGTGGCCGAGTCACTCAAGCGCAGCGGATCGAACGTCGAGCATCCCGAAGGCATCGACATCCTCATCGTCGGATTGAACCAGAGCATCCTGGATGAATTCGCCGGTACGCGGGACGACACCGATCTCGACACCCAGGCGATGAATTTCATCAAGGCGGGTCACGTCGTCATCGTGGTGAACGCCGACGATCTCGCGACCTCGGCGCTGGGGCCGAATTTCTCGAGCAACGCCATCGACTTCCTGGCCGACCAGGTCATGAGCTTGACGAGGGGATCGTCAACGGTCCGAATCAACATCGAAGGGTTCAGCAGAGGAACGGGGGCCTCGGTAGACCTGACGAACGAGCTCACCGGCGACCGGCGCGTCGATGGCGGACGAATCAGCGATTTCCTGATCGATCCGTTCGTCGGGAAGGGCAGCGCGAACATCGTGAACACCTCGGTGAGCACGATGCTCTTCTATTCGGCGAACTTCTCACCGGTCAAAATGGTGGCCCCGCTCTTTGGCTACGGCAGATGGGTGACGAAAGGCGACAAGATCCTATCTGGAAGCTCCTATCCCGCGACGCATGGAAACATGGATTCCTATTCCGGCGGTGTTCTCGGCATCATCGACCAGGCAATTCTCGGGGGACCATGA
- a CDS encoding NAD-dependent succinate-semialdehyde dehydrogenase has protein sequence MGFVSVDPTTGQVLKNYKLMPADTVAGILAQSQAAFLKWRDTGFEDRAACLRRVADSLRQRATEHAEIMAREMGKPLREGRAEIEKCALGCEYYAEHAPRMLQPEPAATAASRSYVTFEPLGVLLAIMPWNFPFWQIFRFGAPALMAGNAILLKHAPSVPDCAFAIERLFRETRVPEGLVRPLLVDTDTAGELIGHPVVQGVTLTGSPAAGRAVARKAGESLKKCVLELGGSDPYILLDDADLDDAVGKCIASRLVNGGQSCIAAKRFIVPKSLRGRFEERFVAGMAAKKMGNPLDETSDLGPLARLDLRDNLHRQVRLSIEAGARCLLGGTLPNMAGAFYPPTVLTDVARGMPAYEEELFGPVAAILPVEDEAAAIEAANDSPYGLGAAIFSSDPGRAEKLAARLRCGSCFINDFVRSDPALPFGGIKQSGFGRELGAYGIKEFVNVKSVWVK, from the coding sequence ATGGGTTTCGTAAGCGTGGATCCCACGACGGGGCAGGTCCTCAAGAACTACAAGCTGATGCCGGCCGATACGGTGGCCGGGATCCTGGCCCAGAGCCAGGCCGCGTTCCTGAAGTGGCGGGACACGGGCTTCGAAGATCGGGCCGCGTGCCTGCGCCGCGTTGCGGATTCTCTTCGGCAGCGGGCGACCGAGCACGCCGAGATCATGGCGCGCGAGATGGGCAAGCCCTTGCGCGAAGGACGCGCCGAGATCGAGAAGTGCGCGCTGGGCTGCGAATACTACGCGGAACACGCGCCGCGCATGCTCCAGCCGGAGCCGGCCGCCACCGCCGCCTCACGCAGCTACGTGACCTTCGAGCCCCTCGGCGTCCTGCTCGCCATCATGCCGTGGAATTTCCCTTTCTGGCAGATCTTCCGGTTCGGGGCTCCCGCCCTGATGGCCGGAAACGCGATTCTGCTGAAGCATGCCCCGAGCGTCCCCGACTGCGCCTTCGCCATCGAGCGGCTGTTCCGCGAGACCCGCGTCCCCGAGGGTCTGGTGCGCCCGCTGCTGGTCGACACCGACACCGCCGGGGAGCTGATCGGGCATCCCGTGGTCCAGGGCGTGACGCTGACGGGAAGCCCGGCCGCCGGGCGCGCCGTGGCGCGGAAAGCGGGAGAGTCGCTGAAGAAGTGCGTCCTGGAGCTGGGCGGAAGCGATCCGTACATCCTGCTGGACGACGCCGACCTCGACGACGCGGTCGGGAAGTGCATCGCCAGCCGTCTCGTCAACGGCGGACAGAGCTGCATCGCGGCGAAGCGCTTCATCGTCCCGAAGTCGCTGCGCGGCCGATTCGAGGAACGTTTCGTCGCGGGCATGGCCGCCAAGAAGATGGGCAACCCTCTGGACGAAACCTCCGACCTCGGCCCGCTGGCCCGGCTCGACCTGAGAGACAACCTGCATCGCCAGGTGCGTCTCAGCATCGAGGCAGGCGCTCGATGCCTGTTGGGCGGGACGCTGCCGAACATGGCGGGGGCCTTCTATCCGCCCACGGTGCTGACGGACGTCGCCCGCGGGATGCCGGCGTACGAGGAGGAGCTTTTCGGACCGGTCGCCGCCATCCTTCCCGTCGAAGACGAGGCGGCGGCGATCGAGGCCGCCAACGACTCCCCGTACGGCCTCGGCGCGGCGATCTTCAGCTCGGACCCCGGGCGCGCCGAGAAGCTCGCCGCCCGGCTGCGCTGCGGGTCCTGTTTCATCAACGATTTCGTGAGATCGGACCCGGCCCTTCCTTTCGGCGGGATCAAGCAATCGGGTTTCGGCCGGGAGCTGGGAGCCTACGGTATCAAGGAGTTCGTGAACGTCAAGTCAGTTTGGGTGAAATGA
- the hemE gene encoding uroporphyrinogen decarboxylase: MSAPVSPRSERFLKACRRSPADCTPIWIMRQAGRYLEEYRKLRKKHAMLEMARTPELAVQTTLMPLEKFELDAAILFSDIMIPVEGIGVGFRIEENVGPIVDQPIRSEAQVRALRRFEPDRDVPFVLEAVRQIRRELDGRVPLIGFAGAPFTLASYLIEGRSPRQLRLTKRVMLEESALWDGLMMHLTDTVIDYLKAQAAAGAQALQLFDSWVGSLSPEHYGRYVQPYSARIFRECSGLGVPLIHFGTETSTLLAKMAEAGGDVIGADWRIPLDEAWDQIGHGRAIQGNLDPCVLFADFEVVRREAKQVLARAAGRPGHIFNLGHGILPETPVDNVRRLVDFVHEASASFHPN, translated from the coding sequence GTGAGCGCGCCCGTCTCCCCGCGCTCGGAGCGGTTCCTGAAGGCCTGCCGGCGCTCGCCGGCCGATTGCACGCCGATCTGGATCATGCGCCAGGCGGGCCGCTATCTGGAGGAGTACCGCAAGCTCCGGAAGAAGCACGCCATGCTGGAGATGGCCAGGACGCCCGAGCTGGCGGTCCAGACCACCCTGATGCCCCTCGAGAAGTTCGAGCTCGACGCGGCGATCCTGTTCTCCGACATCATGATTCCGGTCGAGGGGATCGGCGTCGGCTTCCGGATCGAGGAGAACGTCGGTCCCATCGTCGACCAGCCGATTCGCAGCGAGGCCCAGGTGCGGGCGCTGCGGCGATTCGAGCCGGACCGGGACGTTCCCTTCGTCCTCGAGGCCGTCCGGCAGATTCGGCGCGAGTTGGACGGGCGCGTCCCGCTCATCGGCTTCGCGGGCGCTCCATTCACGCTGGCCAGCTACCTGATCGAAGGGAGGAGCCCGCGGCAGCTCCGTCTGACGAAGCGGGTGATGCTGGAAGAGTCAGCTCTTTGGGACGGCCTCATGATGCATCTCACCGACACCGTCATCGACTACCTGAAGGCGCAGGCGGCGGCGGGCGCCCAGGCGCTGCAGCTCTTCGACAGCTGGGTGGGAAGCCTGAGCCCCGAGCACTACGGGCGATACGTGCAGCCCTACTCGGCGCGCATCTTCCGCGAGTGCTCCGGGCTCGGCGTGCCGCTCATCCACTTCGGCACCGAGACCTCGACCCTCCTCGCGAAGATGGCCGAGGCGGGAGGCGACGTCATCGGCGCCGACTGGAGGATTCCGCTGGACGAGGCCTGGGACCAGATCGGCCACGGTCGCGCCATTCAAGGCAATCTCGACCCCTGCGTCCTGTTCGCCGACTTCGAGGTCGTCCGCCGGGAAGCGAAGCAGGTCCTGGCCCGGGCCGCCGGCCGGCCGGGGCACATCTTCAATCTCGGGCACGGCATCCTCCCCGAAACGCCCGTCGACAACGTCCGCCGTCTCGTCGACTTCGTCCACGAGGCCTCCGCCTCATTTCACCCAAACTGA